In Mycolicibacterium alvei, a single window of DNA contains:
- a CDS encoding spirocyclase AveC family protein, translating into MSVQFLINAGVAFAYISGLGFLAVGIYLSVRRGRLHPLLLVCISALSFSWIEAPYDWAVYAQFPPELPRMPSWWPLNMTWGGGLPSAVPVGYMGYFVLPAIIGAALGRRVCAKWNWRRPQTLLGVGFAVGFLWALFFNAIIGARLGLFYYGYVIEGLGLWEGTKHQYPIYDAIAMGLQMMVFTYLLGRTDCEGRNVIEIWADKISATRLQSGVLSVFATIVVGHAVYASVFAPHLVTKLGGWVTAGPTEQYFPGVPNQPK; encoded by the coding sequence GTGAGCGTGCAGTTCCTGATCAACGCCGGGGTCGCTTTCGCCTACATCAGCGGCCTGGGATTCCTGGCCGTCGGTATCTACCTGAGTGTGCGCCGCGGGCGGCTGCACCCCTTGCTGCTGGTGTGCATCTCGGCGCTCTCGTTCTCCTGGATCGAGGCTCCGTACGACTGGGCGGTCTATGCGCAATTCCCGCCCGAGCTCCCGCGGATGCCTTCCTGGTGGCCGCTCAACATGACCTGGGGCGGGGGGCTGCCGTCGGCGGTTCCGGTCGGCTACATGGGGTACTTCGTCCTGCCGGCCATCATCGGCGCGGCACTGGGTCGCCGGGTGTGCGCGAAGTGGAACTGGCGTCGACCACAGACCCTGCTCGGGGTGGGCTTCGCCGTGGGTTTCCTGTGGGCTTTGTTCTTCAACGCGATCATCGGTGCGCGGCTCGGCCTGTTCTACTACGGCTATGTGATCGAGGGTCTGGGGCTGTGGGAAGGCACCAAGCACCAGTATCCGATCTACGACGCCATCGCGATGGGCCTGCAGATGATGGTATTCACCTATCTGTTGGGGCGCACCGATTGCGAGGGCCGCAACGTGATCGAGATATGGGCCGACAAGATATCGGCGACCCGGCTGCAGTCGGGTGTGCTGTCGGTGTTCGCCACGATCGTGGTCGGACACGCGGTCTACGCCTCGGTTTTCGCGCCGCACCTGGTCACCAAGCTCGGCGGGTGGGTGACGGCGGGGCCCACCGAGCAGTACTTCCCCGGGGTGCCGAATCAGCCCAAGTAG